One segment of Brassica napus cultivar Da-Ae chromosome C3, Da-Ae, whole genome shotgun sequence DNA contains the following:
- the LOC111204151 gene encoding LYR motif-containing protein 4B-like, which produces MVDKGQVISLCRFLLRAGRQYPDYNIREYAKRRTLDGFRMNKNLTDHSKVVDAYVEGKKQLEVVERLVKVYLAYPPKTKNIMELKLQ; this is translated from the coding sequence ATGGTAGATAAAGGTCAAGTCATCAGCCTCTGTCGTTTCCTGCTTCGGGCAGGGCGTCAGTACCCTGACTACAACATCAGGGAGTACGCTAAGCGAAGGACCTTGGATGGGTTCCGCATGAACAAGAATCTCACTGATCATTCTAAGGTGGTGGATGCTTATGTTGAAGGTAAGAAGCAACTGGAGGTTGTAGAGAGGTTGGTGAAGGTTTACTTGGCATATCCTCCCAAGACCAAGAACATCATGGAACTCAAGCTTCAGTAG